One Aliiroseovarius sediminilitoris DNA window includes the following coding sequences:
- the rplK gene encoding 50S ribosomal protein L11, with amino-acid sequence MAKKLAGTMKLQVPAGQANPSPPVGPALGQRGINIMEFCKAFNAKTQEMEPGAPCPTVITYYQDKSFTMDIKTPPASYYLRKAAGLKSGANKPGHETVGTVTAAQVKEIAEAKMKDLNATDIEAAMLIVLGSARSMGIEVK; translated from the coding sequence ATGGCTAAAAAACTCGCTGGCACGATGAAGCTGCAGGTTCCTGCAGGTCAAGCCAACCCCAGCCCGCCCGTCGGCCCCGCATTGGGTCAACGCGGCATCAACATCATGGAATTCTGCAAGGCATTCAACGCCAAGACGCAGGAAATGGAGCCCGGTGCGCCGTGCCCGACCGTGATCACCTATTACCAGGACAAGTCCTTCACCATGGATATCAAGACGCCGCCTGCGTCTTACTACCTGCGCAAGGCGGCTGGCCTGAAGTCGGGTGCGAACAAGCCTGGTCACGAAACCGTGGGCACCGTGACCGCCGCTCAGGTGAAAGAGATCGCCGAAGCAAAAATGAAAGATCTGAACGCGACTGATATCGAAGCTGCGATGTTGATCGTTCTGGGCTCTGCCCGGTCTATGGGCATCGAGGTGAAGTAA
- the rplA gene encoding 50S ribosomal protein L1, producing the protein MAKLGKRTKAAREAFAGKENVSVEEAVALVKSNAKAKFDETIEIAMSLGVDTRHADQMVRGVIGLPNGTGKTMRVAVFARGPKAEEAQAAGADIVGAEDLMETIQGGTIEFDRCIATPDMMPIVGRLGKVLGPRNLMPNPKVGTVTMDVKEAVEAAKGGQVQFKAEKGGVVHAGLGKASFDEAKLVENVRAFIDAVQKAKPTGAKGTYMKKIALSSTMGPGVTISVDSATGN; encoded by the coding sequence ATGGCGAAATTGGGTAAACGCACCAAAGCCGCACGCGAAGCATTCGCCGGCAAAGAAAACGTTTCTGTCGAAGAAGCTGTCGCTCTGGTCAAGAGCAACGCCAAAGCAAAGTTCGACGAGACAATCGAGATCGCCATGTCGCTGGGTGTCGACACACGTCACGCAGACCAGATGGTTCGCGGTGTGATCGGCCTGCCGAACGGCACCGGTAAAACCATGCGGGTCGCCGTGTTCGCACGTGGTCCCAAAGCGGAAGAAGCTCAGGCAGCCGGTGCCGACATCGTCGGCGCAGAAGACCTGATGGAAACCATTCAGGGCGGCACCATCGAGTTCGATCGCTGCATCGCAACGCCGGACATGATGCCGATCGTGGGTCGTCTGGGCAAAGTCCTTGGCCCTCGCAACCTGATGCCGAACCCGAAGGTTGGCACTGTGACCATGGATGTGAAAGAAGCCGTGGAAGCAGCAAAAGGTGGCCAGGTTCAGTTCAAAGCTGAAAAAGGCGGCGTGGTTCATGCGGGTCTGGGCAAGGCGTCGTTTGATGAAGCCAAGCTGGTCGAAAACGTGCGTGCCTTCATTGACGCCGTTCAAAAAGCCAAGCCGACCGGTGCCAAAGGCACTTATATGAAAAAGATCGCGCTAAGCTCGACCATGGGTCCGGGCGTTACCATCTCGGTGGACAGCGCGACGGGCAACTGA
- the rplJ gene encoding 50S ribosomal protein L10, translating into MDRAQKEKVVEELGQIFESSGVVVVAHYAGLTVAEMQDLRSQMREAGGSVRVAKNKLAKIALEDKPAASIADLLSGMTVLAYSEDPVAAAKVMEGYAKTNDKLVILGGAMGETALDTAGVKAVAAMPSRDELIASIVGCIGAPASNIAGAIGAPASNIASILSTIEDKAA; encoded by the coding sequence GTGGATAGAGCCCAGAAAGAGAAAGTGGTCGAGGAACTCGGCCAGATCTTCGAAAGCTCTGGCGTCGTAGTGGTTGCCCACTACGCGGGTCTCACGGTTGCCGAGATGCAGGACCTGCGTTCGCAAATGCGCGAAGCTGGCGGGTCGGTGCGTGTTGCCAAGAACAAGCTCGCCAAAATCGCCTTGGAAGACAAGCCGGCCGCTTCAATCGCCGACCTTCTTTCGGGCATGACCGTTCTTGCCTATTCCGAAGACCCCGTGGCTGCGGCCAAGGTCATGGAAGGCTACGCCAAGACCAACGACAAACTCGTTATTCTTGGTGGTGCCATGGGCGAGACGGCGCTGGATACGGCCGGTGTCAAAGCTGTTGCCGCTATGCCGTCGCGTGACGAGCTTATTGCTTCGATCGTTGGCTGCATTGGCGCGCCTGCTTCGAACATCGCCGGTGCCATTGGCGCGCCTGCTTCGAACATCGCATCCATCTTGTCCACAATCGAGGACAAGGCTGCTTAA
- the rplL gene encoding 50S ribosomal protein L7/L12 yields the protein MADLKKLAEEIVGLTLLEAQELKTILKDEYGIEPAAGGAVMMAGPAGDAGAAEEEKTEFDVVLKNAGASKINVIKEVRGITGLGLKEAKELVEAGGKIKEGVDKAEAEDIKGKLEAAGAEVELA from the coding sequence ATGGCTGATCTGAAGAAACTTGCTGAAGAGATCGTGGGTCTGACCCTTCTCGAAGCACAAGAACTGAAAACCATCCTCAAGGACGAGTATGGCATCGAGCCCGCAGCTGGCGGCGCAGTGATGATGGCTGGCCCTGCTGGCGACGCTGGCGCAGCTGAAGAAGAAAAAACCGAGTTCGACGTCGTTCTGAAGAACGCTGGTGCCTCGAAAATCAACGTGATCAAAGAAGTTCGCGGCATCACCGGTCTTGGCTTGAAGGAAGCCAAAGAGCTGGTCGAAGCTGGCGGCAAGATCAAAGAAGGCGTGGACAAAGCCGAAGCAGAAGACATCAAAGGCAAGCTGGAAGCAGCTGGCGCCGAAGTCGAGCTGGCCTAA
- the rpoB gene encoding DNA-directed RNA polymerase subunit beta encodes MAQTYLGQKRLRKYYGKIREVLEMPNLIEVQKSSYDLFLNSGDQPQPMDGEGINAVFQSVFPIKDFNETAILEFVKYELEQPKFDVEECQQRDLTYSAPLKVTLRLIVFDIDEDTGAKSVKDIKEQDVFMGDMPLMTPNGTFVVNGTERVIVSQMHRSPGVFFDHDKGKTHSSGKLLFACRIIPYRGSWLDFEFDAKDIVFARIDRRRKLPVTTLLYALGLDQEAIMDAYYDTVQYKLKKNKGWVTKFFPERVAGTRPTQDLVNAKTGEVIAEAGKKITPRAVKKLMEDGKTIDLLVPFDSIVGRYVAKDIINEETGAIYVEAGDELTLEHDKDGELIGGSLKELLDAGITDIPVLDIDNINVGPYIRNTMAADKNMGRDTALMDIYRVMRPGEPPTVDAASALFDTLFFDSERYDLSAVGRVKMNMRLDLDAEDTQRTLRREDIVACVKALVELRDGKGDIDDIDHLGNRRVRSVGELMENQYRVGLLRMERAIKERMSSVEIDTVMPQDLINAKPAAAAVREFFGSSQLSQFMDQTNPLSEVTHKRRLSALGPGGLTRERAGFEVRDVHPTHYGRMCPIETPEGPNIGLINSLATFARVNKYGFIETPYRKVVDGKVTDEVNYMSATEEMRHTVAQANAHLDENGRFENDLVNTRQSGEYTMAQRESVDLIDVSPKQLVSVAASLIPFLENDDANRALMGSNMQRQAVPLLRAEAPYVGTGIEGKVAIDSGAAIQAKRGGVIDQVDATRIVVRATEDLGLGDAGVDIYRLRKFQRSNQNTCINQRPLVKVGQQVSKDEVIADGPSTDMGELALGKNVVVAFMPWNGYNYEDSILISERIARDDVFTSVHIEEFEVAARDTKLGPEEITRDIPNVGEEALRNLDEAGIVYIGADVEPGDILVGKITPKGESPMTPEEKLLRAIFGEKASDVRDTSLRVKPGDFGTVVEVRVFNRHGVEKDERALQIEREEVESLARDRDDELHILERNIYARLRSMIEGKVAVKGPKGVKSGSKITDELLESLSRGQWWQLALEDEDDAKIVEALNEQFEAQKRALDARFEDKVEKVRRGDDLPPGVMKMVKVFVAVKRKLQPGDKMAGRHGNKGVISKVVPMEDMPFLADGTPVDFCLNPLGVPSRMNVGQILETHMGWAARGLGLNIDEALGEYRRSGDLTPVREAMRIAYGDDVYEEGISGMDEDTLVDAASNVTRGVPIATPVFDGAKEADVNDALTRAGFDTSGQSVLFDGRTGEQFSRPVTVGVKYLLKLHHLVDDKIHARSTGPYSLVTQQPLGGKAQFGGQRFGEMEVWALEAYGAAYTLQEMLTVKSDDVAGRTKVYESIVKGEDNFEAGVPESFNVLVKEVRGLGLNMELLDAEGEE; translated from the coding sequence ATGGCGCAGACCTATCTTGGCCAGAAACGCTTGCGTAAGTACTACGGCAAAATCCGTGAAGTGCTTGAGATGCCGAACCTGATCGAGGTTCAGAAAAGCTCTTATGATCTTTTCCTGAATTCCGGCGATCAGCCGCAGCCGATGGACGGCGAGGGCATCAACGCAGTTTTCCAGTCGGTTTTCCCGATCAAGGATTTCAATGAAACCGCTATTCTTGAGTTCGTGAAATACGAGCTGGAGCAGCCAAAATTCGATGTCGAGGAATGCCAGCAGCGCGACCTGACATATTCGGCCCCGTTGAAAGTGACGCTTCGTCTGATCGTGTTTGATATTGATGAAGATACCGGCGCGAAGTCGGTCAAGGACATCAAGGAACAGGACGTGTTCATGGGGGATATGCCCTTGATGACGCCGAACGGAACGTTTGTCGTGAACGGCACCGAGCGTGTGATCGTGTCCCAGATGCACCGGTCCCCCGGTGTGTTCTTCGATCACGACAAGGGCAAGACGCATTCGTCGGGCAAACTGCTGTTTGCGTGCCGCATCATTCCCTATCGCGGTTCGTGGCTGGATTTCGAATTTGACGCCAAGGACATCGTTTTTGCGCGCATCGACCGTCGCCGCAAACTGCCTGTGACGACCCTGCTTTATGCGCTGGGTCTGGATCAGGAAGCGATCATGGATGCCTATTACGACACTGTTCAGTACAAGCTGAAGAAGAACAAGGGTTGGGTTACCAAGTTCTTCCCCGAGCGTGTTGCCGGCACCCGTCCGACGCAGGATCTGGTCAATGCCAAGACCGGCGAAGTGATTGCCGAGGCTGGCAAGAAGATCACCCCGCGAGCCGTCAAGAAACTGATGGAAGATGGCAAAACCATCGACCTGCTGGTACCGTTTGACTCGATCGTTGGCCGCTATGTCGCCAAGGACATCATTAACGAAGAAACCGGCGCGATCTATGTCGAAGCCGGTGACGAGTTGACGCTGGAACACGACAAAGACGGCGAGTTGATTGGCGGGTCGCTGAAAGAGCTTCTGGATGCCGGCATCACCGACATCCCGGTTCTGGACATCGACAACATCAATGTTGGTCCCTACATCCGCAACACCATGGCCGCCGACAAGAACATGGGTCGCGACACCGCGCTTATGGACATCTACCGCGTGATGCGCCCGGGTGAACCACCCACCGTTGACGCCGCGTCGGCCCTTTTCGACACGCTGTTCTTCGACAGCGAGCGTTATGACCTGTCGGCCGTCGGTCGCGTGAAGATGAACATGCGTTTGGATCTGGATGCAGAAGACACCCAGCGTACGCTGCGTCGCGAAGATATCGTTGCCTGCGTCAAGGCGCTGGTTGAACTGCGTGACGGCAAGGGCGACATCGACGATATCGACCATTTGGGCAACCGTCGTGTGCGCTCGGTCGGTGAACTGATGGAAAATCAGTATCGCGTTGGCCTGCTGCGCATGGAACGTGCGATCAAGGAACGCATGTCGTCGGTCGAGATTGACACCGTCATGCCGCAAGACCTGATAAACGCGAAACCGGCGGCGGCTGCCGTTCGTGAATTCTTCGGCTCGTCGCAGCTGTCGCAGTTTATGGACCAAACCAACCCACTTTCGGAAGTCACTCACAAACGCCGTCTGTCGGCGCTTGGGCCGGGTGGTCTGACCCGCGAACGCGCTGGGTTCGAAGTGCGCGACGTGCACCCGACCCACTATGGTCGTATGTGTCCGATTGAAACGCCGGAAGGGCCAAACATTGGTCTGATCAACTCGCTTGCCACTTTCGCCCGCGTGAACAAATACGGCTTCATCGAAACGCCTTATCGCAAGGTTGTGGACGGCAAGGTCACGGACGAAGTGAACTACATGTCCGCCACCGAAGAAATGCGTCACACCGTGGCGCAGGCCAACGCGCATCTGGACGAAAACGGCCGTTTTGAAAACGATCTGGTGAACACCCGTCAGTCGGGTGAATACACCATGGCGCAGCGAGAAAGCGTTGACCTGATCGACGTGTCGCCAAAACAGCTGGTCTCGGTCGCCGCTTCGCTTATTCCGTTCCTGGAAAATGACGACGCCAACCGCGCCCTGATGGGGTCGAACATGCAACGTCAGGCGGTTCCGCTTCTGCGGGCCGAGGCACCGTATGTCGGCACCGGCATCGAGGGCAAGGTTGCCATCGATTCAGGCGCGGCCATCCAAGCCAAACGTGGCGGTGTGATTGACCAGGTTGACGCGACACGTATCGTCGTGCGTGCCACCGAAGACCTTGGTCTGGGGGATGCGGGCGTCGATATCTACCGTCTGCGCAAGTTCCAGCGTTCGAACCAGAACACCTGCATCAACCAGCGTCCGCTGGTGAAAGTGGGTCAGCAGGTGTCGAAAGATGAAGTCATTGCGGATGGTCCGTCTACGGATATGGGCGAATTGGCTCTGGGCAAGAACGTGGTTGTCGCGTTTATGCCCTGGAATGGCTACAACTACGAAGACTCGATCCTGATTTCCGAGCGTATCGCGCGTGATGACGTGTTTACCTCGGTCCATATCGAGGAATTCGAAGTCGCCGCCCGTGACACCAAGCTTGGGCCGGAAGAAATCACCCGTGACATTCCGAACGTCGGTGAAGAGGCGCTGCGCAACCTTGACGAGGCTGGCATCGTTTACATCGGTGCAGATGTGGAACCGGGCGACATTCTGGTCGGTAAGATCACACCGAAGGGCGAAAGCCCGATGACGCCGGAAGAAAAACTTCTGCGTGCCATCTTCGGTGAGAAAGCATCGGACGTTCGCGACACTTCGCTTCGTGTGAAGCCGGGCGATTTCGGCACCGTTGTCGAAGTGCGCGTCTTCAATCGCCATGGTGTCGAGAAAGACGAACGTGCGTTGCAGATCGAGCGGGAAGAGGTCGAAAGCCTTGCCCGTGACCGTGACGACGAACTGCACATTCTGGAGCGCAACATCTATGCGCGCCTGCGCAGCATGATCGAAGGCAAAGTTGCCGTGAAGGGACCGAAAGGCGTCAAATCGGGGTCGAAAATCACCGACGAGCTTCTGGAAAGCCTGAGCCGCGGCCAATGGTGGCAACTTGCGCTGGAAGACGAAGACGATGCCAAGATCGTCGAAGCCCTGAACGAGCAGTTCGAAGCACAGAAACGTGCGTTGGATGCTCGCTTTGAGGACAAGGTCGAAAAAGTCCGTCGTGGCGACGACCTGCCGCCGGGTGTCATGAAAATGGTCAAAGTCTTCGTTGCTGTGAAGCGCAAGCTTCAGCCGGGCGACAAGATGGCTGGCCGTCACGGGAACAAGGGTGTTATTTCCAAGGTTGTTCCTATGGAAGACATGCCGTTCCTTGCTGACGGGACGCCGGTTGACTTCTGTCTGAACCCGCTGGGTGTGCCGTCGCGTATGAACGTCGGTCAGATTCTTGAAACCCATATGGGTTGGGCCGCGCGCGGTCTGGGTCTGAATATTGACGAGGCTCTGGGTGAATATCGCCGCTCTGGCGATCTGACCCCGGTGCGCGAAGCGATGCGCATAGCCTATGGCGACGATGTCTATGAAGAAGGCATCTCCGGTATGGACGAAGATACATTGGTCGATGCGGCTTCAAATGTGACGCGCGGTGTGCCGATTGCCACGCCGGTCTTTGACGGCGCGAAAGAGGCTGACGTGAACGATGCGCTGACGCGTGCCGGTTTCGACACCTCGGGCCAGTCGGTCCTGTTCGATGGACGCACCGGCGAACAGTTCTCGCGCCCTGTGACAGTCGGCGTGAAGTATCTGCTGAAACTGCACCACCTTGTGGACGACAAGATCCACGCGCGTTCGACCGGCCCGTACTCGCTTGTTACTCAGCAGCCGCTGGGTGGTAAGGCGCAGTTCGGTGGTCAGCGTTTTGGTGAAATGGAGGTCTGGGCATTGGAAGCATATGGCGCGGCCTACACGCTGCAAGAGATGCTGACTGTGAAATCGGATGACGTTGCCGGACGGACGAAAGTCTATGAAAGCATCGTGAAGGGCGAGGACAACTTCGAAGCCGGCGTACCGGAATCGTTCAATGTGCTTGTCAAAGAAGTCCGCGGCCTCGGCCTCAACATGGAACTCCTGGATGCAGAGGGCGAGGAATAG
- the rpoC gene encoding DNA-directed RNA polymerase subunit beta' yields the protein MNQELTTNPFNPLAAPKTFDEIKVSLASPERILSWSYGEIKKPETINYRTFKPERDGLFCARIFGPVKDYECLCGKYKRMKYRGVVCEKCGVEVTLQKVRRERMGHIELAAPVAHIWFLKSLPSRIGLMLDMTLRDLERILYFENYVVIEPGLTDLQYGQLMTEEEFMDAQDTYGMDAFTANIGAEAIREMLAAIDLEAEAEQLRADLAEATGELKPKKIIKRLKIVESFIESGNRPEWMILTVIPVIPPELRPLVPLDGGRFATSDLNDLYRRVINRNNRLKRLIELRAPDIIVRNEKRMLQESVDALFDNGRRGRVITGANKRPLKSLSDMLKGKQGRFRQNLLGKRVDFSGRSVIVTGPELKLHQCGLPKKMALELFKPFIYSRLEAKGLSSTVKQAKKLVEKERPEVWDILDEVIREHPVMLNRAPTLHRLGIQAFEPILIEGKAIQLHPLVCSAFNADFDGDQMAVHVPLSLEAQLEARVLMMSTNNVLSPANGAPIIVPSQDMILGLYYITMEREGMKGEGMIFSDVDEVQHALDAGEVHMHAKVQARMKQIDEEGNEVTVRFETTPGRIRLGALLPLNAKAPFKLVNRLLRKKEVQQVIDTVYRYCGQKESVIFCDQIMSMGFKEAFKAGISFGKDDMVIPDSKWPIVDETREQVKGFEQQYMDGLITLGEKYNKVVDAWSKCNDKVTDAMMDTISSAKRDENGAEAEPNSVYMMAHSGARGSVTQMKQLGGMRGLMAKPSGEIIETPIISNFKEGLTVLEYFNSTHGARKGLSDTALKTANSGYLTRRLVDVAQDCIVRMVDCGTENSITAEAAVNDGEVVATLGERILGRVVAEDVLVPGTDEVIVAKNELVDERKADEIEASGVATVRMRSPLTCEAEEGVCANCYGRDLARGTRVNTGEAVGIIAAQSIGEPGTQLTMRTFHIGGVAQGGQQSFQEASQDGKVEYRNASILEDRDGEIVVMGRNMVLAIIDGNGVERATFKLSYGSKLHVKDGAKVARGDKLFEWDPYTLPMIAEKDGTVKFVDLISGISVRDETDDATGMTQKIVSDWRSAPKGNELKPEVILVGEDGEPVRNDAGNPVTYTLSVDAILSIEDGSAVKAGDVIARIPREGAKTKDITGGLPRVAELFEARRPKDHAIIAEIDGYVRFGRDYKNKRRISIEPADESMEPVEYMVPKGKHIPVAEGDFIQKGEYLMDGNPAPHDILSIMGVEALADYMIDEVQDVYRLQGVKINDKHIEVIVRQMLQKWEILDSGETTLLKGEHVDKAEFDAANEKAAAEGRRLASGEPILLGITKASLQTRSFISAASFQETTRVLTEASVQGKRDKLVGLKENVIVGRLIPAGTGGATQRVRSIAQARDMKVIEEARAEAEKAAALAAPSEDVFGDVSEDDNGLVETPEFGGSEQP from the coding sequence ATGAACCAGGAACTGACAACAAACCCGTTCAACCCGCTGGCAGCCCCCAAGACCTTTGACGAAATCAAGGTGTCGCTGGCCAGCCCGGAACGGATCCTTTCGTGGTCGTATGGCGAGATCAAGAAGCCCGAGACCATCAACTATCGCACGTTCAAGCCTGAACGTGACGGCCTGTTCTGCGCCCGTATCTTTGGCCCGGTCAAGGATTACGAATGTCTGTGCGGCAAGTACAAGCGCATGAAGTATCGCGGCGTCGTCTGCGAGAAATGCGGGGTGGAAGTCACCCTGCAAAAGGTCCGCCGCGAGCGTATGGGCCATATCGAACTGGCCGCGCCCGTCGCGCATATCTGGTTCCTCAAGTCGTTGCCGTCGCGCATCGGCCTGATGCTGGACATGACGCTGCGCGATCTGGAGCGCATCCTGTATTTCGAGAACTATGTGGTGATCGAACCCGGTCTGACGGATCTTCAATACGGTCAGTTGATGACCGAAGAAGAGTTCATGGACGCACAAGACACCTATGGCATGGACGCCTTCACAGCCAATATTGGTGCTGAAGCCATCCGCGAAATGCTGGCCGCGATAGATCTTGAGGCGGAAGCCGAACAGCTGCGCGCCGATCTGGCCGAAGCCACGGGTGAACTGAAACCCAAGAAGATCATCAAGCGTTTGAAGATCGTTGAATCCTTCATTGAATCGGGCAACCGCCCGGAATGGATGATCCTGACCGTCATCCCGGTCATTCCGCCCGAGCTGCGCCCGCTGGTGCCGCTGGATGGCGGTCGTTTCGCGACGTCGGATCTGAACGATTTGTATCGTCGCGTGATCAACCGGAACAACCGCCTGAAGCGTCTGATCGAACTGCGCGCACCCGACATCATCGTTCGCAACGAAAAGCGGATGTTGCAGGAATCTGTTGATGCGCTGTTTGACAACGGCCGTCGTGGTCGCGTGATCACCGGTGCCAACAAGCGTCCGTTGAAATCGCTGTCCGACATGCTGAAAGGTAAGCAAGGTCGCTTCCGCCAGAACCTTTTGGGGAAACGTGTCGACTTCTCGGGTCGTTCGGTCATCGTGACCGGCCCGGAACTCAAACTGCACCAATGCGGTCTGCCCAAGAAGATGGCGCTCGAGCTGTTCAAGCCGTTCATCTATTCGCGTCTTGAAGCCAAAGGGCTGTCTTCCACCGTCAAGCAAGCCAAGAAGCTGGTCGAAAAAGAGCGTCCCGAAGTCTGGGATATTCTGGATGAAGTGATCCGCGAACACCCCGTCATGCTGAACCGCGCGCCCACGCTGCACCGTCTTGGTATTCAGGCGTTCGAACCGATCCTGATCGAAGGTAAGGCGATCCAGCTTCATCCGCTGGTGTGTTCGGCATTCAACGCTGACTTTGATGGCGACCAGATGGCCGTTCACGTGCCGCTGTCGCTGGAAGCTCAGCTTGAGGCCCGTGTGTTGATGATGTCGACGAACAACGTTCTGTCGCCCGCCAACGGCGCGCCGATCATCGTTCCGTCGCAGGACATGATCCTTGGTCTTTATTACATCACGATGGAACGTGAAGGTATGAAGGGCGAAGGCATGATCTTCTCCGATGTGGACGAAGTTCAGCACGCTTTGGACGCTGGTGAAGTGCATATGCACGCCAAGGTTCAGGCCCGCATGAAACAGATCGACGAGGAAGGCAACGAAGTGACTGTTCGCTTCGAAACCACGCCTGGTCGTATCCGCCTTGGTGCGCTTCTGCCCCTGAATGCGAAAGCACCGTTCAAGCTGGTGAACCGTCTTCTGCGGAAGAAAGAGGTGCAGCAGGTCATCGACACCGTTTATCGCTACTGCGGTCAGAAAGAGTCTGTGATCTTCTGTGACCAGATCATGTCCATGGGCTTCAAGGAAGCCTTCAAGGCTGGCATTTCGTTCGGCAAGGACGACATGGTCATCCCGGACAGCAAATGGCCGATCGTGGACGAAACCCGCGAACAGGTGAAAGGGTTCGAACAGCAGTATATGGACGGCCTGATCACATTGGGCGAGAAGTATAACAAAGTTGTTGATGCCTGGTCGAAATGTAACGACAAAGTCACCGACGCGATGATGGACACGATCTCGTCCGCCAAGCGTGATGAAAACGGTGCCGAAGCGGAACCGAACTCGGTTTACATGATGGCACACTCTGGTGCGCGCGGTTCTGTCACCCAGATGAAACAGCTCGGCGGTATGCGTGGCCTGATGGCAAAACCTTCGGGCGAGATCATCGAAACGCCGATCATCTCGAACTTCAAAGAAGGTCTGACCGTGCTTGAGTATTTCAACTCGACCCACGGTGCCCGTAAGGGTCTGTCAGATACGGCTTTGAAAACCGCGAACTCGGGTTATCTGACCCGTCGACTGGTTGACGTGGCGCAGGACTGTATCGTGCGCATGGTCGATTGTGGGACCGAAAACTCGATCACAGCAGAAGCTGCTGTCAACGATGGCGAAGTTGTTGCGACTTTGGGTGAACGCATTCTGGGCCGTGTCGTCGCCGAGGACGTTCTGGTTCCGGGCACTGACGAAGTGATCGTTGCCAAGAATGAACTGGTAGATGAACGCAAAGCCGACGAGATTGAAGCCTCGGGCGTGGCGACTGTGCGGATGCGCAGCCCGCTGACGTGCGAAGCCGAAGAAGGCGTTTGCGCCAACTGCTACGGTCGTGACCTTGCACGCGGAACGCGTGTGAACACGGGTGAAGCGGTCGGTATCATCGCGGCACAGTCGATCGGTGAGCCGGGCACGCAGCTGACAATGCGGACGTTCCACATTGGCGGTGTTGCCCAAGGTGGTCAACAGTCGTTCCAGGAAGCCAGCCAGGACGGTAAGGTCGAATATCGCAATGCGAGCATTCTGGAAGACCGTGACGGCGAGATTGTTGTCATGGGTCGGAACATGGTTCTGGCCATCATCGACGGCAATGGTGTGGAGCGTGCCACGTTCAAACTGAGCTATGGCTCGAAGCTGCACGTCAAGGACGGCGCGAAAGTAGCCCGTGGCGACAAGCTGTTTGAATGGGATCCGTATACGCTTCCGATGATCGCTGAAAAAGACGGGACGGTGAAATTCGTCGATCTGATCAGCGGTATTTCGGTGCGTGACGAAACCGATGATGCAACCGGTATGACACAAAAGATCGTGTCGGACTGGCGTTCTGCGCCGAAAGGCAACGAACTGAAGCCGGAAGTGATCTTGGTGGGTGAAGATGGTGAGCCCGTGCGCAATGACGCGGGCAATCCTGTCACTTATACGTTGTCGGTTGATGCCATTCTATCAATTGAAGACGGCTCGGCAGTGAAAGCCGGTGACGTGATCGCGCGTATTCCGCGCGAAGGTGCCAAGACCAAGGACATCACCGGTGGTCTGCCGCGTGTTGCAGAATTGTTCGAAGCCCGTCGTCCGAAAGATCACGCAATCATCGCCGAGATTGATGGTTACGTGCGCTTTGGCCGCGACTACAAGAACAAGCGTCGCATCTCGATCGAGCCGGCGGATGAAAGCATGGAGCCTGTCGAATACATGGTGCCCAAAGGCAAGCACATTCCGGTTGCGGAAGGTGACTTCATCCAGAAGGGTGAATACCTCATGGACGGCAACCCCGCGCCGCATGACATCCTGTCCATCATGGGTGTCGAAGCACTGGCTGATTACATGATCGACGAGGTTCAGGACGTCTATCGCCTGCAAGGTGTGAAGATCAACGACAAGCATATCGAGGTGATCGTTCGCCAGATGCTACAGAAGTGGGAGATCTTGGACTCGGGTGAAACCACGCTTCTGAAAGGCGAACATGTCGACAAGGCCGAATTCGACGCTGCAAACGAAAAGGCTGCGGCCGAAGGTCGCCGTCTGGCATCGGGCGAGCCGATCCTGTTGGGGATCACCAAGGCGAGCTTGCAGACGCGTTCGTTCATCTCGGCAGCCTCGTTCCAGGAAACCACCCGCGTTCTGACCGAGGCTTCGGTTCAGGGCAAACGCGACAAGCTGGTTGGTCTCAAGGAAAACGTCATCGTGGGTCGTTTGATTCCGGCAGGCACCGGCGGTGCCACCCAACGCGTGCGGTCCATCGCGCAAGCTCGCGACATGAAGGTGATCGAAGAAGCCCGCGCTGAAGCCGAAAAAGCCGCTGCGCTGGCTGCACCTTCCGAAGATGTTTTCGGCGACGTGTCCGAAGATGATAACGGGCTGGTCGAAACACCGGAATTCGGTGGTTCAGAACAACCCTGA